A window of Acidimicrobiales bacterium contains these coding sequences:
- a CDS encoding NAD(P)/FAD-dependent oxidoreductase, which produces MARVEHDAIIVGAGPNGLAAATTLAEGGASVLVLEAGETIGGGARTAELTLPGFRHDVCSAIHPTGVLSPYLSSLPLADHGLEWLHPEVQAAHPLGGDRAAVLLRSVEATAAALGDDRGYARVIGPLVDGWDDLAPHLLGPPRRLAARPVHATRFGARALLPATVTGRLFDGEPARALFAGVAAHIASRLDRPLTSAAGLVLTAAGHVGGWPVARGGSQSIVDALASHLATFPSHIETGHRVTDIDDLPPSKVVLLDVTPRQLLAIAGHRLPDRYRRRLASFRYGAGSFKLDYALDGPVPWTAEACRRAGTVHLGGTMAEIAAAEREVHLGRISDHPYVLVAQQSVVDPSVAPAGRHTLWAYTHVPNGSTVDMTSRIEDQIERAAPGFRDLVLARAARGPAEMEEHNANLVGGDIAGGAVDGLQAVFRPLIAFRPYRTPDAAVFLCSSSTPPGAGVHGMCGHWAARAALRAL; this is translated from the coding sequence ATGGCCCGGGTGGAGCACGACGCGATCATCGTCGGCGCCGGTCCCAACGGCCTGGCTGCCGCCACCACCCTGGCCGAGGGCGGCGCGTCGGTCCTGGTGCTGGAAGCGGGCGAGACCATCGGAGGTGGCGCCCGGACGGCCGAGCTGACGTTGCCCGGCTTCCGCCACGACGTGTGCTCCGCCATCCACCCCACGGGCGTCCTGTCCCCGTACCTCTCGTCGCTCCCCCTGGCCGACCACGGCCTCGAGTGGCTGCACCCGGAGGTCCAGGCCGCCCACCCGCTCGGTGGCGACCGGGCGGCGGTGCTCCTGCGCTCGGTCGAGGCAACCGCCGCCGCGCTGGGGGACGATCGCGGCTACGCCAGGGTCATCGGTCCGCTGGTCGACGGTTGGGACGACCTCGCCCCCCACCTCCTCGGCCCGCCCCGACGACTGGCCGCCCGGCCCGTGCACGCCACCCGGTTCGGGGCACGCGCCCTCCTGCCCGCAACCGTGACCGGCCGCCTCTTCGACGGCGAGCCCGCACGGGCGCTCTTCGCCGGGGTCGCCGCCCACATCGCCAGCCGGCTCGACCGCCCCCTCACCTCCGCGGCCGGCCTGGTCCTCACCGCTGCCGGCCACGTCGGCGGGTGGCCGGTCGCCCGCGGCGGCTCCCAGTCGATCGTCGATGCCCTCGCCTCCCACCTGGCCACGTTCCCCTCCCACATCGAGACGGGCCACCGGGTCACCGACATCGACGACCTGCCGCCGTCGAAGGTGGTGCTGCTCGACGTCACCCCTCGCCAGCTCCTGGCCATCGCCGGGCACCGGCTGCCAGACCGATACCGGCGGCGCCTGGCCTCGTTCCGCTATGGCGCCGGCTCGTTCAAGCTCGACTACGCCCTCGACGGTCCGGTGCCGTGGACGGCCGAGGCCTGCCGCCGGGCCGGCACGGTGCACCTCGGCGGGACCATGGCGGAGATCGCCGCCGCCGAGCGCGAGGTCCACCTCGGCCGCATCTCCGACCATCCGTACGTCCTGGTGGCCCAGCAGTCGGTCGTCGACCCCAGCGTGGCGCCCGCGGGGCGGCACACGCTGTGGGCCTACACCCACGTGCCCAACGGCTCCACGGTCGACATGACCTCGCGGATCGAAGACCAGATCGAGCGTGCGGCTCCCGGCTTCCGCGACCTGGTGCTCGCCCGCGCCGCCCGCGGCCCGGCGGAGATGGAGGAGCACAACGCCAACCTGGTGGGGGGCGACATCGCCGGCGGTGCCGTCGACGGCCTCCAGGCCGTGTTCCGACCGCTCATCGCCTTCCGTCCCTACCGCACCCCCGACGCCGCGGTGTTCCTCTGCTCGTCGTCGACACCACCGGGTGCCGGGGTCCACGGCATGTGTGGCCACTGGGCGGCACGCGCCGCCCTGCGTGCCTTGTGA